The following DNA comes from cyanobiont of Ornithocercus magnificus.
ATGACCTACGCCGTTTTCTCCTCAAACATTATTGGGTGACTAGCAAAACGATGCAGGTTCTTAGGCGTCGGCCAACTGAGCAGTATGGTGATAACCAGCATCAGAATGAATTCAATGTTCAACCTCAGGTAATACCTGACTGGCTGCAGGATTGGCTTGAGGACCGTGGCGGTTATCTAATAGGCAATATGCGCACAGGCCGTCCTGACTTCCGCTTCTATAGTCTGGGAAATTCACTGGCTTGCCTCTTCGGTCTGTTAGCAGCACCACAGCAAAGAGCACTTTTTCGCTTAGTACTCCATAACCGTGTTCACTTAATGGCTCAGATGCCAATGAGGATTTGCCACCCTCCTATGGAGGGCCTAGAATGGCAGGCTAAGACAGGATCAGACCCGAAGAATTGGCCCTGGAGTTATCACAATGGGGGACATTGGCCTAGCCTACTCTGGTTCTTTGGAGCCTCCATTCTTTTACACGAGCGAATGTATCCGCAGGCAGATGTACTACTAATGGGACAGATGCGAGCTGTACTAGAAGAATCATATTGGAGTCAACTCAACCAACTGCCGCGGCAGCAGTGGGCAGAGTACTTTGATGGTCCCACTGGTACATGGGTTGGTCAACAGTCACGTACCTATCAGACTTGGACGATAGTCTGCTTTTTGTTACTTTACCACTTTCTACGTGTTAAGCCAGACGATATACTAATGCTAAACTTGGAACCATCTTGCTTGCTATCTTAGCGACTAGTGTAGCTCTACACTAAGAGCTGATATCCTTCAGGGGTCTAGGACTCAGCACGACCATCTAGGCATATTTTGCTAGATGGCCATGCTGATAGAAGGCCAAAACTGCAGATATTTCTGAGGGCTAGAAAAGGCCCAAGGTTAAAGACTTGTCGATAGGAAGAGCAGCACCTATGCCAAGGTATATAGTGGTGACTGTCCCAAATAAAAATACGACCATGGCCACTGGGCGACGGAAGGGGTTCTGGAATTTGTTAAAGCTTTCGATAAATGGTACAAGCATTAAGCCCAGAGGTATCAAAGTCTGTAGAGCAATTCCCAGAAGCTTGTTAGGAACAACACGGAGGATCTGAAACACTGGATACAGATACCATTCAGGAAGAATTTCTAGTGGCGTAGCGAAAGGATCTGCCTTATCTCCAAGCATAGCCGGATCTAGAACAGCAAGCCCTACAATACAAGCAATGGTTCCAAGAATCACTACTGGAAAGATATAGAGAAGATCATTAGGCCAGGCAGGCTCGCCATAATAATTGTGCCCCATGCCTTTGGCAAGCTTGGCGCGAAGCTTAGGATCAGCGAGGTCAGGCTTCTTTTGGATGTGCATAGCTTTCCGATAATGTGCTTAAAATGGTTAGCCTACAGGGCAATTTAGTTGAGTAAGTGTCCTGATGATGTCATAGGGGTCCAGAAATACCCTGCTTACGAATCATCAGAAAGTGCATTAACATAAAGACTGCTAGCAGCCAGGGCATTACAAAAGTATGCAGACTGTAAAAACGAGTGAGGGTAGATTGGCCAACACTCTCACCACCGCGTAGCAGTTCAACCATGAAATCTCCTACTACAGGTATTGCTGCTGGAACCCCAGAGACAATCTTCACAGCCCAATAGCCAACCTGATCCCAAGGGAGAGAGTAGCCAGTGACGCCAAAAGATACAGTTATTACTGCCATAGTAACACCAGTTACCCAGGTGAGTTCCCGCGGGCGCTTGAAACCACCAGTGAGATAGACGCGGAACACATGGAGGATCAGCATCAGAACCATCATTGAGGCACTCCAACGATGTACTGAGCGGATTAACCAGCCGAAGCTGACGTCCGTCATCAAGTACTGGACTGAGCTATAGGCCTCCGCTACAGTTGGCTTATAGTAGAAGGTCATGGCAAAACCAGTAGCAAACTGGATCAAGAAGCAAACTAAGGTGATGCCGCCAAGACAATAAAAGATGTTGACGTGAGGAGGGACGTACTTTGAGCTGAAGTCATCAGCAATGTCTTGTATTTCTAGACGTTCCTGAAACCAGTCGTAGATGGGTGAGGAGTTCGCCATACATGCAGTCAGCTTTGTGTTGCGAGAGTCTACTGAAGAAAATGCATCAGATGACACGCCGGGATGAGACCGATGTTTCCGACTGTTGAAGCTCGACGTGATTGCCTATGCCATTTGGCGTTTGTTCTGGGTACTTTGGCAATCCTACTCCTCGTACCAGTTCCTAGGGCTATTGCTCTTAATGATGCCCAGCAGTTAGTAGTAGAGAGCTGGAAGCTAGTGAATCAGAGCTTCCTTGACCCAGACCGTTTCAATGCTGTGCATTGGCGGCGGTTGCGCCAGAAAGCACTAGAGACATCCATCAATACAAGTGAAGATGCCTACAGTGCCATTGAGGCTATGTTAGCACCTCTTGGTGATCCCTACACGCGATTATTACGTCCTGAAGCCTACTCTATGATGCAAAGTAGTAACCGGGGAAACATCCATGGTGTCGGTCTTCAACTAGCCCATCGACAGAAAGATAAGCAAATAGTAGTAATTTCTGCCCTTGATAGTTCTCCTGCAGCAGAGGCAGGCATAGCCAGCGGTACTCTAGTGCTTGCTGTAGATGGGAAACTAGCCACTGATTTAGGTCTTGAAGGGACTGCAGAGCAACTTCGCGGCGACGTCGGAACACAAGTGCTGATTAGTCTTGAGGGGCCTGATGGCACTAAGCAGGATCTAACACTTGAACGCCGCAGTATCGATCTACGACCGGTGCGAACCCGGAGACTACGCGGTGATGTTCACACCCTCGGTTATCTACGCATCACTCAGTTCAGCGAAGGAGTTCCTGAGCAAGTCCGAGATGCTCTAGACGAACTCAAAAATCGCGAAGTGGAGGGACTTGTACTTGATCTGCGCAATAACTCTGGTGGCCTAGTTAGCTCAGGTCTTGCTGTGGCCGATATCTTTCTCGATGGTGGGACAATTGTGGAGACAAGAAATCGGGAAGGAATTAGTGATGTTATTCCAGCTTTACCTCAAACACTCTATAATGGACCTATGGTTACTCTAGTAAATAGTGGAACTGCTAGTGCTGCTGAGATTTTAGCAGGGGCCTTACAAGATGAAGGTCGATCCCAACTTTTTGGTAGTCGTACCTTCGGCAAGGGCCTGATCCAGACACTTACTAACCTCAGTGACGGCAGTGGATTAGCGATTACAGTGTCAGCCTATGTGACGCCAAGTGGGCGTGACATTCAAGGTGAGGGCATTGTACCTGACCATGAGTTAGACTTGCCAGAGCCACTCAACCCCGGTGGTGATAGTGACTACTGGCTAGATGATGCTGGACGTTGGATGGAGGCAAAACTAGATAGCCGGATTCAACCCAAGGTGCTAAACCCTTAAATCTGGCTGCTGTTGCACATTGCAGTCTTGCTTGACCTTGGCTACAAGTCTTGTAGAATACTGAAGTCACCTTTGCTATCACATTGTGACCAACCGAGTCTGACCAGTATTCATATCTGTACCTAGGTTTTAGTCTATCACTGGAGCTAAGCAAACCCATTGACAAGCAACATCCCACTTTTGCAATTGTCACCTGGTCCTACCGGGCATTGGGTAGACCAAATCCCAGCACTTCTTAGCGGAATTTCTAGGTGCAGTATTGAGCTTGATTGTGGAGCTCTGATAATGGACAGTAAACAAATTCAGGTACTGCTGCGGGAACTTAGTGAGCGAAATCTTGACCCAGTGTCGCTGCAGAGTTGTAGCTCAGTTACAGTAATCAGCGCGGCAGCCCATGGCATACCTGCACGCCTTAATTGTTGCAGAACTATTGACGGTAGTGAGACAGCTGGTGAAACTAACTTACAAGTTCCAATACTGTTCCATCAGGGTACTTTGCACGCTGGTGATCAACTAAGCGCGAGAGGAGATATACTGATTCTCGGAGATGTTAACCCAGGTGCCAGTGTACATGCTGGTGGTAACGTGATGGTTTGGGGTAGACTTCGTGGAGTCGCTCATGCTGGTCGGTATGGTGATACCTCTGCTCGGATTGTGGCACTACAGTTGCACCCACTACAACTGCGTATAGGCAATTCTATAGCTTGTGGCCCTGACGAATTACCACAGCCAGGGGTAGTAGAGGAGGCTATACTCAAGGAAGGAGTGATCCAAATCGAGGTTGCTCGAATGGGCGCCTCTCGCCACTAATTAATGTTTAACTACCTGTTACCTCAGTCATGCTTAGCGTGGCGCCACTTCGTAAGGAGACTGTGGCAACGACATCGCGCGTTATTCTGATCTGCTCAGGTAAGGGGGGAGTTGGCAAGACTACACTTACAGCAAATCTGGGCATTGCTCTTGCCAAGGAAGGACAACGAACTGTGGTTCTTGACGCAGATTTCGGACTGCGAAACTTAGACCTACTGTTAGGCCTTGAGAACCGTATTGTCTATACTATCCAAGAAGTGCTTACTGAAAACTGCCGGCTTGATCAAGCACTAGTGAAACACAAGCAAGAACCAAACCTTGTCTTGCTGCCTGCTGGCAATCCCCGCATGCTCGAATGGCTTAAGCCCAAGGATATGCAGAGAGTTATAGCAATGCTATCTGAGTGCTTTAACTATGTGCTAATCGACTGTCCAGCAGGTATTGAAGATGGTTTCAAGAATGCAGCATCAGCAGCACGCGAGGCAGTCATCGTGACTACACCAGAGATATCTGCAGTTCGTGATGCTGATAGAGTGGTAGGCCTACTGAATAGCTATGGCGTGAAACCAGTCCAGTTAGTGCTAAATAGGCTACGACCACGAATGATCGCCAGTCGAGATATGCTAACAGTGGATGACGTTATTGATATTCTGGCGCTACCATTACTTGGTCTAGTTCTTGAGGACGAGCAGGTCATCGTGAGCACTAATCGCGGCGAGCCAATAGCACTCAATGTTAAACTATCCTCAACAGCAAAGGCCTATTTAAACATTGCCCGTCGGCTACAAGGTGAGGAAGTACCACTAGTTAATCCTATTCATGGAGAGTATGGACTACGAGCAAAATTACTCCGATTAATGCAAACCAGGATTTTCTAAAGCTATGGTCTTGCGCACTCTCCTAGATAATATGTTGAGGCGACAACCGGCAAGTGCTGCTCGAGCTAGAGAACGTCTTCAGATTGTTTTAGCTTATGACCGCAGTAATCTAGATCCTGAGCTACTTAATCAGATACGCCGAGAGATCTTTGAAGTAGTTGCTCGATACATAGAAGTTAATCCTGATGAAGGAGACGTAAGTCTAGAAACCGAGGATAATGTGACGGTACTTGTAGCTAATCTTCCCATACGACGTATGGTGCCAGCTATTTCTGCAGCACAAATACATAATTAAGGCAAAGCACAGCAGGGGTAAGAGATCTCAGTATAGTGACTCTGCAAGCTTGTATGATAGCTGTCAGCGACAGCAATTTCAAGACTCAGTGGCTTTCCTAACTCATCCTAAATATGTTTGAGGAGGCAGTGCAATCAACTTTAGACTCAAATCGCAGTTAGCTCCAACTTTAACGGAACCAAATATCACGAAAATGGACTTGGTCAGACTCGCCCGAGCTGGCTACTTGCCATATTTGCCCGGAGTTTGTATCTTAGGGTTCCTCGAATGTATTAGCAAGCCACTTATAGGGATATCATGAACAGTAAAGCCAGAGTGTGCCGGCTTAGCTCAGTGGTAGAGCAGCGCTTTTGTAAAGCGAAGGTCATCGGTTCAAATCCGTTAGTCGGCTCTGCAAAGATTTTCAGACTCCTGTTGCATAGTTGATAGCAATATTGTTGATTTGGCTGCAGCCATAAGATAAAGCTTTAGCTTTTATTCCTGACTTAATTTAGGCTACGTATCATGTTGCGGGGACGTGATTGTTTATGCTTATGAAGACTTAGATAGCCTTCTCGGCACGAGTATTAATTAAATAGGGACTAGGAATTAGCACCTTTCTCAGATAAGTATAATAAAATAACTTTTATTAGAAACTATTGTGTCCAGCTAACACTAGTTTTCTAACGTTAGCTCTAACACATTTAATGCCTTTGTCTGCTGTTATATCGTCCAAGAATTACATAATTTGTATATAGAGGTATGTATATTACTTATATCAGTTGCGGTCTTATCTCTAAGATATTACTAGGTTGGAAAGGCCACAGTTATCCCAGTAAACATAGGAGAGTACTGCCGTGAAGCTGCAAGAAAGCTAGTGAGCTTTCTTGCTTAGAAAGACACGGCATGACATCTCCATATCCTCAGCTATCTACTACTTATGATAAGGTTTCAAAATGAGGGGACGACTCAGGGGTCGTGCAGCAGCTGCCACTACCTAAGATGATGGTCGCAATTCCTGGACTGTGATGTACACCGACTGGACTGCGGTCACTCTTCTTTTGTTCACTGCTGTTCCTCTCGCTGTGGTGGTGGGCACCGCGGCATTCTTCATCTGGCAGCAGAGACGGAAAATGTTCCGCTGAAATCACTGCTGTCTCAGCTTTGGAGACACTGGCCTTTTGAGCTGAAAAGCCTAAAAGGCCAGTGACGCCAGTTTCTGTTGAGACTATGTTCCCTTGTCCTAAGCAAGATAGGCAGGTTTTGAACCGCTGGTCGCCGATTCGCTGAATACCGCTTCCGCCGCAGTCGGCACAGATAGCCATGACGTCCTTGATGTTAGTGACTATCTAGTGTGGGATAAATTGACGTCTTTGATCCCGAAGGATTTCTGAAGAATGACTTGGCTATACCGCTGAGCAGTCATCTCTAGTGTAAATACCTATGCCAGGGCTAGGGTAGATGCGAAAAGACATGTAGTGTGAAATTCAGGACACTGTGGGTAAACCTGGGCCAAGCAGGAAGCGGTTTCCACCTGGCTAGCATAGGTCACATCTAAGTAGTAGTAGCTCAATACCAGTTAGCACAAGATAGTCTTTGCAGGTCCACTAAAATCTTTAAATTGCGGGGGAGGAGTTGCCTGAAAAGATCTCTATAGGTACCTACTATTACTTAGTGTCTGTGAACTTATCTAGTGATTGAAGTTTAGAGTCAGGCTTTATAGCGTGTAGTAAGTTCACCTGGATGTGAAAACAACTAAGTTAAGGAGATACTCAAAAAAACGATTATGGTAGTCTAGCACTCTGTTGCAGCGCCTCTGAGCGATCGTAGAGCGTATCTAGCCTGAGCTAGCTCAAAGGGGCAGAGAGAGTGCCCCTTTGAGCTAGCTCAGGCTAGATACCTAGGACACTCAGCCCTGTACACGATCCTTGAACATTTTGCCAGCAGTAAAAGCAGGGACACGCTTTGCAGGGATCTTGATCTTCTCACCCGTCTTGGGATTTAAGCCTTGGCGAGCAGATCGCTCACGAGGCTCAAAGGCACCGAAGCCCAGGATAGAGACCTTTTTGCCCTCAACGACAGAATCGATAATAGTCTCGATAGCAGCATCGACCACTAAGGAGACGTCGGTTTTGGTCAACTCAGTCCGGGCAGCAACCAAGTTAACTAAATCAGCTTTGTTCATGGAATCAAGGGGATAGTGCGGGAGCATCAAGGAGAAACCACGGAGGTCAGTATCCGCAATGGTTTCCCGGAGCGCCGCTAATCGTATGGATCCTGCTAGCCTCAGGCAACTCAAAGAGACTGTGGCGCAATGCTTGTCGGCAAGCAACCTTGGTTAGATGTCTTCTCAGACATTGTCAAGTTATGTTTGCCACGGTGCTAACAGCAATCTGTGCACACACCTCGTAAGTCCTAGAGCTAAGCGCAGGGGCTGCATTTGGAGACAGCTATTATCTAAAACTTAAGGGGGCTGAGCTCTGATGCAGCTGGCGGGTATTGTGTCAGCGGCTCTCACAACCCAAATATTCAGGGGCCACGACACAAAGGGAAGTGAGTCTGTGGAACGGCACACTCACACGTTTGGAAAAACAAGATTATGCACCTCCCAGATGTCGATCAAAAGTTGAGACTTGAACCGGGAGCCTCCTCATTGATTCATGATTATGATATCTTGGCTGCCCTTACTGGGATTCTAATTATACAAAAGTAAGCAGACTACCCTCAAAATCAGTGCAGACTGGCCTAAATTTTACCCATGAGTGTGCTAAGTGCTTGTATCTTTACTGGCCTCAGTAGATGCAAATATATCGGAATACTCTAGACTAGTCGGGTAGGATTCTCAGTAAGTAGACTTCACTAAAAGGAACAGATCAGTATTGCTAGGCTATTACCAATTGAAAAATCATAACCTAACTATTAGTCCTACAATACTTTCTATAAGCATTGCTATTCTCAGAGCAATGCCGTCAAGCGTGATTAAGTTGACTGGCTAAGCGAAGCCCTGATCGACTTATTAGAGAGATGGATTGAAGAGTGTGTCACGAGGCACAGAGAGTAAAAGGCTAAGACATGTCAATCACGATAGAGCACTACTTAAATTGAGACCAGGCTTTTCCATATAGCAAGACAGGCGACTACCTTGAGCAATACCTACCTTGGCAAACCTTTTCCCTTGGGCAGCAGCATCACTACAAGGGGTGTAAACTTCTCAGTGGCAGCGCCAGCTGCTAATAGGCTAGAGTTACTCCTATTTGACAATTCTACGGATAGCTGTCCTGAAAAAGTTATTGAGCTCACTAATGATCATAAGTCTGGAGATTATTGGCACATAGAGGTGGAGGGTGTTGGTGAAGGCTGTTGCTATGGATACCGGGTTTTTCCTGCATCAAGATCTGAAGCTCACGATTTTTACTCCTCAAAAGTGTTGCTGGACCCCGCAGCTCGCGCCATTGGTGGTTGGGCTGTTTACAAACGTAGCCTGGCTACCGGATCATCACCGAACGCCCATGCTTGTCTTAAGGGTATAGTTACAGAGCGAAACCACTTCGACTTCGATGCCCACCCGCGCCCTCACCATCCGTGGAACCGGACGGTAATTTACGAGCTCCATGTAAGTAACTTTACCCAACAAGAGGCCTCTGGTGTACCAGACAGTTACAGGGGGACACTAGTTGGACTAATTTCGAAACTGCCCTATCTGCAAGACCTTGGCATCACTGCAGTTGAACTACTACCAGTATGTTGTTTTGACTCGAACGACGCTCCTCTAGGAAAAAAAAATGTCTGGGGTTACAGCCCTCTCAACTGGTTTACGCCGCACCCTAGCTATATTAGTGGTAACAACTTGTTAGCAGCCCGGCAACAAGTGCGTGACCTTGTAGCTGCCTGCCATGATAGTGGGCTAGAGATTTTTCTTGACGTAGTTTATAACCACACCACAGAAGGGGGTATTCATGGCCCGGTGCTCAGCTGGCGCGGCTTTGGTGAACAACTTTACTATCACCAAACCAATGAGGGTGATTATCTAGATGTTAGTGGATGTGGTAACAGCATTGCCGCAAACCGCCCTTTGGTCCGCTACCTAATCCTAGAGTCCTTACGTTGTTGGGCTATTGAACTGGGAATTGATGGTTTCCGATTTGATTTGGGCGTTGCCCTCAGTCGTGGAGATGGACTGACTCCGCTAGACCAACCGCCACTATTCGAATCAATCGAGGCTGATCCAGTATTAAGTGACCTGAAGTTTATGAGTGAACCTTGGGACTGTGGTGGTCTTTACCGACTTACCGATTTTCCCGCCCGTCGAATTGGCACTTGGAACGGTAAATTCCGCGACACACTACGCAGATTCTGGAAAGGTGATGAGAATACCTCCTGGCAAATGGGTCAGCAACTGTGTGGCAGTCCTGATATTTATAAGGGTCAGCTGCCACCTCTAGGGAAAAATGTTAACTTCATCACGGCCCATGATGGGTTCTCACTCTATGACCTCGTTAGTTTCAACAATAAACATAACCTAGCTAATGGCGAGAGTAACTGTGACGGCGAGAGCCATAACTTTAGCTGGAACCATGGTATTGAAGGGCCGAGCAGTGACCCAGCGATATTGGCGCTGAGACAAAGACAGCAACGTAACCTAATCACTACGTTGCTCCTAGCTCGTGGAGTGCCAATGCTGTTAATGGGAGATGAGGTCGGACGTAGTCAGGGCGGCAATAACAACTCCTGGTGTCAAGACAATGTGCTAAGCCAAATGATCTGGGATCCTAGCCAGTGTGACAACAATCTATATGCTTATGTCCGACGACTGCTAAAAGTGCGCTGTCAGTTAGCCGATCTACTTGTGCCCATGCAAAAGACTGACACTATATCTCTAGCACGGCAGGAAAATTATGATCTACGATGGCACGGTGTTGAACCTAACAAACCTGACTGGGCACACTGGTCACACTCTATAGCCTACAGCCTGAATCGAGGCAAACATGGTGCTATCCTATGGGTCGGTTGTAACGCTTACTTTAGAGCAATGCACTTTGGGCTGCCAAAGGCAGCTTCCCCATGGCATTGCCTAATTAATACGGCCTTACTACCCAGTATGGATTTTTCTAAGAAATTAAAGCCTTGGGCAAAAACTAGTGTCTTACTAGAAAACCGTAGTCTTGTTGTTATGCTTGCGCAAGAATATGCTGAGAAGCTTAATTGTTGTGCATAGTCATCCTCGCAACTCGTTTTGAGGATGAACTGGGAGCGGGTACACTAGCTTCTCACCCGTACTTCATCTGTTAGTAAGTTTTAAGAGAAATCTAATAAAAGATTTGATGTACTAGACTAAACTAAGGAAGCGGGCGGCGGGAATCGAACCCGCATCATCAGCTTGGAAGGCTGAGGTTTTACCACTAAACCACGCCCGCGAATTGCGCTTTAGTTTAGGACTATTGTTTAGGCAGCATAGCCAATAGTCTCTTGGTAACCAACATAACAGTAGGACTTACCTGCTCACTTGACCAGTTTCTTAGTCTTGTCAGGAGGCTCACACTAACTGATACTTTTATAAGGAATTGGCAATTTGGGTACAAGCTTAGAATTAACGCAACTCGGGTTTCATCCGCTCACATTCTTCGTGTGTACTGCAGTCATACCTATCTTTGCCGCTAGCTCAATTATGGTGGTGATCAAAATCTAGAACATCTTTACTGAGCTAG
Coding sequences within:
- a CDS encoding HU family DNA-binding protein → MNKADLVNLVAARTELTKTDVSLVVDAAIETIIDSVVEGKKVSILGFGAFEPRERSARQGLNPKTGEKIKIPAKRVPAFTAGKMFKDRVQG
- a CDS encoding glycogen-debranching protein, whose protein sequence is MAAPAANRLELLLFDNSTDSCPEKVIELTNDHKSGDYWHIEVEGVGEGCCYGYRVFPASRSEAHDFYSSKVLLDPAARAIGGWAVYKRSLATGSSPNAHACLKGIVTERNHFDFDAHPRPHHPWNRTVIYELHVSNFTQQEASGVPDSYRGTLVGLISKLPYLQDLGITAVELLPVCCFDSNDAPLGKKNVWGYSPLNWFTPHPSYISGNNLLAARQQVRDLVAACHDSGLEIFLDVVYNHTTEGGIHGPVLSWRGFGEQLYYHQTNEGDYLDVSGCGNSIAANRPLVRYLILESLRCWAIELGIDGFRFDLGVALSRGDGLTPLDQPPLFESIEADPVLSDLKFMSEPWDCGGLYRLTDFPARRIGTWNGKFRDTLRRFWKGDENTSWQMGQQLCGSPDIYKGQLPPLGKNVNFITAHDGFSLYDLVSFNNKHNLANGESNCDGESHNFSWNHGIEGPSSDPAILALRQRQQRNLITTLLLARGVPMLLMGDEVGRSQGGNNNSWCQDNVLSQMIWDPSQCDNNLYAYVRRLLKVRCQLADLLVPMQKTDTISLARQENYDLRWHGVEPNKPDWAHWSHSIAYSLNRGKHGAILWVGCNAYFRAMHFGLPKAASPWHCLINTALLPSMDFSKKLKPWAKTSVLLENRSLVVMLAQEYAEKLNCCA
- a CDS encoding septum site-determining protein MinD; the protein is MLSVAPLRKETVATTSRVILICSGKGGVGKTTLTANLGIALAKEGQRTVVLDADFGLRNLDLLLGLENRIVYTIQEVLTENCRLDQALVKHKQEPNLVLLPAGNPRMLEWLKPKDMQRVIAMLSECFNYVLIDCPAGIEDGFKNAASAAREAVIVTTPEISAVRDADRVVGLLNSYGVKPVQLVLNRLRPRMIASRDMLTVDDVIDILALPLLGLVLEDEQVIVSTNRGEPIALNVKLSSTAKAYLNIARRLQGEEVPLVNPIHGEYGLRAKLLRLMQTRIF
- a CDS encoding alkaline invertase yields the protein MAGPFSQQHQRVRPSSRERQVVERAQEHFERTLVEVGGHLAGSVAALEHPQESKALNYGEIFLRDNVPVMIYLLTQRRYGIIRQFLTVNLELQSTSYQTRGVFPTSFVEEHGRVIADYGQRSIGRITSVDASLWWPVLCWLYVKHSSDEAFGGSQKVQRGVQLLMDLVLHPTFEGTPVLFVPDCAFMIDRPMDVWGAPLEVEVLLFAALRSCIELMELGRRQHQSRLLDQRLILTRQWMHDLRRFLLKHYWVTSKTMQVLRRRPTEQYGDNQHQNEFNVQPQVIPDWLQDWLEDRGGYLIGNMRTGRPDFRFYSLGNSLACLFGLLAAPQQRALFRLVLHNRVHLMAQMPMRICHPPMEGLEWQAKTGSDPKNWPWSYHNGGHWPSLLWFFGASILLHERMYPQADVLLMGQMRAVLEESYWSQLNQLPRQQWAEYFDGPTGTWVGQQSRTYQTWTIVCFLLLYHFLRVKPDDILMLNLEPSCLLS
- a CDS encoding cytochrome b6-f complex subunit IV, translated to MHIQKKPDLADPKLRAKLAKGMGHNYYGEPAWPNDLLYIFPVVILGTIACIVGLAVLDPAMLGDKADPFATPLEILPEWYLYPVFQILRVVPNKLLGIALQTLIPLGLMLVPFIESFNKFQNPFRRPVAMVVFLFGTVTTIYLGIGAALPIDKSLTLGLF
- a CDS encoding septum site-determining protein MinC translates to MDSKQIQVLLRELSERNLDPVSLQSCSSVTVISAAAHGIPARLNCCRTIDGSETAGETNLQVPILFHQGTLHAGDQLSARGDILILGDVNPGASVHAGGNVMVWGRLRGVAHAGRYGDTSARIVALQLHPLQLRIGNSIACGPDELPQPGVVEEAILKEGVIQIEVARMGASRH
- a CDS encoding cell division topological specificity factor MinE; the protein is MVLRTLLDNMLRRQPASAARARERLQIVLAYDRSNLDPELLNQIRREIFEVVARYIEVNPDEGDVSLETEDNVTVLVANLPIRRMVPAISAAQIHN
- a CDS encoding cytochrome b/b6, which encodes MANSSPIYDWFQERLEIQDIADDFSSKYVPPHVNIFYCLGGITLVCFLIQFATGFAMTFYYKPTVAEAYSSVQYLMTDVSFGWLIRSVHRWSASMMVLMLILHVFRVYLTGGFKRPRELTWVTGVTMAVITVSFGVTGYSLPWDQVGYWAVKIVSGVPAAIPVVGDFMVELLRGGESVGQSTLTRFYSLHTFVMPWLLAVFMLMHFLMIRKQGISGPL
- a CDS encoding S41 family peptidase is translated as MFPTVEARRDCLCHLAFVLGTLAILLLVPVPRAIALNDAQQLVVESWKLVNQSFLDPDRFNAVHWRRLRQKALETSINTSEDAYSAIEAMLAPLGDPYTRLLRPEAYSMMQSSNRGNIHGVGLQLAHRQKDKQIVVISALDSSPAAEAGIASGTLVLAVDGKLATDLGLEGTAEQLRGDVGTQVLISLEGPDGTKQDLTLERRSIDLRPVRTRRLRGDVHTLGYLRITQFSEGVPEQVRDALDELKNREVEGLVLDLRNNSGGLVSSGLAVADIFLDGGTIVETRNREGISDVIPALPQTLYNGPMVTLVNSGTASAAEILAGALQDEGRSQLFGSRTFGKGLIQTLTNLSDGSGLAITVSAYVTPSGRDIQGEGIVPDHELDLPEPLNPGGDSDYWLDDAGRWMEAKLDSRIQPKVLNP